In one Streptomyces sp. NBC_01288 genomic region, the following are encoded:
- a CDS encoding ATP-binding protein has product MTYDIAAPEPAGMVASLSSLGYSLPAAIADLVDNSISVEARNIDVEFTWAGQDSWVAVVDDGWGMTVEELVTAMTVAARGPATSRSSTDLGRFGVGLKSASFSQARQLTVSTATAGEWHTRTWDLDVVEQFGEWRLLHGADDATTAVLDKVRGATDHGTVVLWRRLNGYHGGAFSEDDEHTQKQFYAEVVRTESHLGMVFARFLTGSRRRNLRVSGTPVEPWDPFMGNHPSVQRLPTEELPLGGRSVRVEAFILPSAHRLTPEEYARAAGPQGWLDQQGFYVYRRNRLILAGDWLGQRGMRREEKYNLARIAVDIPAETDAEWGVDVRKSSVVPPVGLRPHLNRIARQARTRAADVLRHRGQVAARTHGDPLSYAWTVRRPDGRVTCRINRSHPLVQAALRPGSNSAADVRALIRLLEETVPVAALRVMHETDTSDDPEPFGGPGPADDAAIEVAQRIYESLVSGGRSPAASRERLRTMPPFDQLRGFWSK; this is encoded by the coding sequence ATGACGTACGACATCGCAGCCCCTGAACCCGCGGGCATGGTCGCTTCGCTCAGCTCACTGGGGTACTCACTGCCGGCTGCCATCGCGGACCTCGTGGATAACAGCATCTCGGTGGAGGCCCGCAACATCGACGTCGAGTTCACGTGGGCAGGACAGGACTCGTGGGTTGCGGTCGTCGACGACGGCTGGGGCATGACCGTCGAGGAACTCGTCACCGCCATGACCGTGGCGGCTCGCGGGCCCGCGACGTCGCGCTCCTCCACCGACCTGGGCCGCTTCGGGGTCGGCCTGAAGTCGGCCTCGTTCTCCCAGGCGAGGCAGCTCACGGTGTCCACCGCCACCGCCGGGGAGTGGCACACCCGTACGTGGGACCTCGACGTCGTCGAGCAGTTCGGTGAATGGCGACTGCTCCACGGGGCCGACGACGCCACCACAGCCGTGCTCGACAAAGTCCGAGGTGCCACCGACCACGGCACCGTCGTGCTCTGGCGACGGCTCAACGGGTACCACGGCGGCGCTTTCAGCGAGGACGACGAGCACACCCAGAAGCAGTTCTACGCCGAGGTGGTCCGCACGGAGTCCCACCTCGGCATGGTCTTCGCCCGTTTCCTCACCGGGAGCCGACGCCGAAACCTCCGGGTCTCCGGGACTCCGGTTGAACCCTGGGATCCGTTCATGGGCAACCACCCCTCGGTGCAGCGACTCCCGACCGAGGAACTGCCGCTCGGTGGCCGCTCTGTACGGGTCGAGGCGTTCATCCTCCCCAGCGCCCACCGGCTCACTCCGGAGGAGTACGCCAGAGCCGCGGGACCACAGGGCTGGCTCGACCAGCAGGGGTTCTACGTCTACCGCCGGAACCGCCTGATCCTGGCGGGCGACTGGCTGGGGCAACGTGGGATGCGCCGCGAGGAGAAGTACAACCTGGCTCGTATCGCCGTCGACATCCCAGCCGAGACGGACGCCGAGTGGGGCGTCGACGTGAGGAAGTCGAGCGTTGTCCCGCCCGTCGGTCTCCGCCCGCACCTGAACCGCATCGCGCGGCAGGCGCGGACAAGAGCCGCGGACGTGCTGCGGCACCGAGGACAGGTCGCTGCGCGTACACACGGTGATCCCCTGTCGTACGCGTGGACCGTGCGCCGGCCAGACGGCAGGGTCACGTGCAGGATCAACCGCAGCCACCCACTGGTTCAGGCTGCTCTGAGACCCGGCAGCAACAGCGCGGCCGACGTGCGCGCGTTGATCCGCCTCCTGGAGGAGACGGTGCCGGTCGCTGCCCTCCGCGTGATGCACGAGACGGACACCAGCGACGACCCGGAGCCATTCGGTGGACCGGGGCCCGCCGACGACGCCGCTATTGAAGTCGCACAGCGCATCTACGAGTCGCTGGTCTCTGGCGGCCGCTCACCCGCTGCCTCACGCGAGAGGCTGCGGACCATGCCGCCCTTCGACCAACTACGGGGATTCTGGAGCAAATAG
- a CDS encoding alpha/beta hydrolase: MDLGTLKAINPSEYAEAADGYRAVSDMADAAKDRIDKQITTDMRKANEGEAADAALKQLRKLSENFHYSQVECGLITGALDGFSSEIAAPKRRLTDALDDAAVLAYTVSEDGAITYPAGGKNELTGEPIPGGTVLANNGLITGNNTGFQSPGLAPNDPQLKSANPHHAKAVDIADRITYAVREAQEIDDRYSKALRKLNAAPGLNVSTRTWADVASDVDAVSSAASDYIADHIPLDKSPADRKKWWDNLSNEEREEYKAAFPEIIGNLDGIPAVVRDETNRENIQLLIAQLDGRQDEASKDKLDGLKGIQTKLNSGSQPPMFLLGVGLEGNGRAIVAFGNPDTSKNVSAYVPGLGTKLNSSFADGTVKRAFDTAKDAQGIDPSSSAIVWLGYDAPQSIDVMTTNDAEHGAPAYNSFMGGISATNEHADPHITAIGHSYGSRLVGAATQEAGGIPGADDIILVGSPGVGVDKAADLGVGKDHVWVGAAENDIVTKLPSSKEAVAGTMGFFGGGPLGAYVGGEIADQGDDDIWFGKDPASKAFGANRFETLPGPELAQPAFPDVLDSKLDIEAHSNYFSPEEGKDKVSARNIAAIVAGQPGYVTRETPR; the protein is encoded by the coding sequence ATGGACCTCGGTACGCTCAAAGCCATCAACCCGTCTGAATACGCGGAAGCGGCGGACGGCTATCGCGCGGTGAGTGACATGGCTGACGCGGCCAAGGATCGCATCGACAAGCAGATCACCACAGACATGCGCAAGGCCAATGAGGGCGAGGCCGCGGACGCGGCACTCAAGCAGTTGCGGAAGCTGTCGGAGAACTTCCACTACTCCCAGGTGGAGTGCGGTCTGATCACCGGAGCCCTCGACGGCTTCTCGTCCGAAATCGCCGCCCCCAAACGGCGCCTGACTGACGCGCTGGACGACGCGGCCGTGCTGGCGTACACCGTCAGCGAGGACGGCGCCATCACGTATCCCGCAGGCGGTAAGAACGAGCTCACCGGTGAGCCGATCCCCGGCGGCACGGTCCTGGCCAACAATGGCCTGATCACGGGCAACAACACCGGATTCCAATCACCAGGGCTGGCGCCGAACGATCCTCAGCTCAAGAGTGCGAACCCGCATCACGCCAAAGCCGTGGACATCGCCGACCGCATCACCTACGCCGTACGAGAAGCCCAGGAGATCGACGATCGGTACAGCAAGGCACTGCGCAAGCTCAACGCGGCACCGGGCCTGAACGTCAGCACCAGGACATGGGCGGACGTGGCGTCCGACGTCGATGCTGTGAGTTCTGCCGCGAGTGACTACATCGCGGACCACATCCCGTTGGACAAGTCACCCGCCGACCGCAAGAAGTGGTGGGACAACCTCAGCAACGAGGAACGCGAGGAGTACAAGGCCGCCTTCCCGGAGATCATCGGAAACCTGGACGGAATCCCGGCCGTGGTCCGCGACGAGACAAACCGCGAGAACATCCAACTTCTCATCGCGCAGTTGGACGGCCGACAAGACGAGGCGTCCAAAGACAAGCTTGACGGGCTGAAAGGCATCCAGACCAAGCTCAACTCGGGCAGTCAGCCACCAATGTTCCTTCTGGGGGTCGGTCTCGAAGGAAACGGGAGAGCGATCGTCGCCTTCGGGAATCCTGACACCTCAAAGAACGTCTCAGCTTATGTACCCGGCTTGGGCACTAAACTCAATTCCAGTTTTGCCGACGGCACCGTGAAACGCGCCTTCGATACGGCTAAGGATGCCCAGGGTATCGATCCCTCCTCATCCGCGATCGTATGGCTCGGCTACGATGCTCCTCAATCGATCGACGTGATGACTACGAACGATGCCGAGCACGGCGCCCCTGCGTACAACAGTTTCATGGGCGGAATTTCGGCAACCAATGAGCATGCCGATCCCCATATCACTGCCATTGGACATTCCTACGGTTCCCGACTGGTGGGGGCCGCCACACAGGAGGCGGGAGGGATTCCGGGGGCTGATGACATCATCCTCGTCGGAAGTCCCGGCGTCGGCGTCGACAAGGCGGCGGACCTGGGTGTGGGCAAGGACCACGTCTGGGTGGGAGCGGCTGAGAACGACATCGTCACCAAGCTCCCTTCGTCAAAGGAAGCTGTGGCAGGAACCATGGGATTCTTCGGAGGAGGGCCGCTTGGCGCGTACGTCGGAGGGGAAATCGCAGACCAGGGTGACGATGACATCTGGTTCGGCAAGGATCCGGCAAGCAAAGCGTTCGGCGCCAACAGATTCGAGACGTTGCCCGGTCCGGAGCTGGCCCAGCCTGCCTTCCCCGACGTATTGGACTCCAAGTTGGACATCGAAGCCCACAGTAATTACTTCTCTCCAGAGGAAGGGAAGGACAAGGTTTCTGCGCGAAACATCGCTGCCATTGTCGCAGGACAGCCTGGATACGTAACGAGGGAGACGCCGCGATGA
- the mycP gene encoding type VII secretion-associated serine protease mycosin encodes MRTRSKQARRRGPVVSALAGVLLASVAVTPAHADTIRSRQWYLDAMQAQQMWKTSTGKGVTVALIDSGVQADIPDLQGQIVTGKDFSKRAGDERTDYDGHGTGMAVIIAGTGGRGATNGSYGLAPGAKIMPIRVPDFVERNRTDGNQDDFATSTAKAIRFAADSDAKVINISLGSTAHSQQLTDSVDYALSKGKLIFAAVGNTGDALNEVEYPAAIPGVVGVGAIDRNIKATKESQHGPQVDLVAPGADIVTACLESSTKVCETRGTSDATALTSASAALIWSKHPGWTNNQVLRVMLNTASKPKSGKNRTDYLGYGAVRPRIALTDPGDPGPADKYPLPDLTAAGANSPSPGASDAQGAGAPANDDSSTAAASASKDDHGNSTLWIGLGIGAAVLLGGAIVAFVVARRRQSRLDSPSVSTGPANQLPHPHSTFMPPTSASSAGGPPNQGERT; translated from the coding sequence ATGCGCACCCGCAGCAAGCAGGCCAGACGACGCGGACCGGTCGTGTCGGCCCTGGCAGGCGTCCTGCTGGCGAGCGTCGCCGTCACGCCCGCGCACGCTGACACCATCCGCAGCCGGCAGTGGTACCTCGACGCCATGCAGGCCCAGCAGATGTGGAAGACCAGCACGGGCAAAGGCGTCACCGTCGCATTGATCGACAGCGGCGTCCAAGCCGACATCCCCGACCTGCAGGGCCAGATCGTGACGGGGAAGGACTTCTCCAAACGCGCCGGCGACGAACGCACGGACTACGACGGCCACGGCACGGGCATGGCGGTCATCATCGCCGGTACCGGTGGCAGAGGCGCCACCAACGGCTCCTACGGCCTGGCCCCGGGCGCGAAGATCATGCCGATCCGCGTACCTGACTTCGTCGAGCGCAACCGTACCGACGGCAACCAGGACGACTTCGCCACCAGCACGGCCAAGGCCATCCGGTTCGCGGCGGATTCGGATGCCAAGGTCATCAACATCTCGCTGGGAAGCACGGCCCACTCACAGCAGCTGACCGACTCCGTCGACTACGCCCTGTCCAAGGGCAAGCTGATCTTCGCGGCGGTGGGCAACACCGGAGACGCCCTCAACGAAGTTGAGTACCCGGCAGCGATCCCCGGGGTAGTGGGCGTCGGGGCGATCGACAGAAACATCAAGGCGACGAAGGAGTCCCAGCACGGGCCCCAGGTCGACCTGGTCGCGCCAGGAGCGGACATCGTCACGGCCTGCCTCGAATCCAGCACCAAGGTGTGCGAGACGCGCGGCACCAGCGACGCCACCGCCCTCACCTCCGCCTCCGCCGCCCTGATCTGGTCCAAGCACCCCGGCTGGACCAACAACCAGGTTCTGCGGGTCATGCTCAACACCGCAAGCAAACCCAAGAGCGGCAAGAACCGCACCGACTACCTCGGCTACGGCGCCGTACGCCCCCGCATCGCGCTGACGGACCCCGGCGACCCCGGGCCGGCGGACAAGTACCCCCTCCCGGACCTCACGGCCGCAGGCGCCAACTCCCCCTCTCCTGGCGCCTCCGACGCACAGGGCGCGGGTGCGCCAGCAAATGATGACAGCTCTACCGCGGCAGCCTCCGCATCCAAGGACGATCACGGCAACAGCACCCTCTGGATCGGGCTGGGCATCGGTGCCGCCGTACTCCTCGGAGGAGCGATCGTGGCCTTCGTCGTCGCCCGCAGGCGTCAGAGCCGCTTGGATTCGCCGTCGGTGTCCACGGGCCCTGCGAATCAACTGCCCCACCCCCACTCGACGTTCATGCCGCCCACCAGCGCATCGAGTGCCGGTGGCCCACCCAACCAGGGAGAGCGAACCTGA
- a CDS encoding DUF4037 domain-containing protein, which translates to MSFTNMPTFLPGLELSRRFYTEAVRPLLEDAAPDIPHSAARIGGGSEVLGYDTPRSTDHEWGPRLQLFLRPRDVPRHAGRIRHHLAEHLPKTFHGYPTNFAPTPDGEVRVMKSTTGPVHHRVEVTHTTAWFKATLGFDPTHDITTADWLATPTQLLAEVTGGAVFHDGLHELGPARHALRWYPQDAWLHVLARQWNRISQEEAFVGRCGEVGDELGSATAAAGLTRTLMRLCLLMDRRYPPYNKWLGTAFARTTAGHRLIPVLTAALSATDWHTREKHLAYAYEAAAGIHNQLNLTDRVDPTTRPYHSRPFRVLHAERFTKALTARISDPTLRDLSDNIRKPRPDET; encoded by the coding sequence ATGAGCTTCACGAATATGCCAACTTTTTTACCGGGCCTCGAACTCTCCCGCCGTTTCTACACAGAAGCCGTCCGCCCCCTCCTCGAAGACGCCGCCCCCGACATCCCGCACTCCGCCGCCCGCATCGGCGGCGGCTCCGAGGTCCTCGGCTACGACACCCCCCGCTCGACGGACCACGAATGGGGCCCGCGCCTCCAGCTCTTCCTCCGCCCCCGCGACGTCCCCCGCCACGCGGGCCGCATCCGACACCACCTGGCCGAGCACCTCCCGAAAACCTTCCACGGCTACCCGACGAACTTCGCCCCGACGCCCGACGGCGAAGTCCGAGTCATGAAGAGCACAACCGGCCCGGTCCACCACAGAGTCGAAGTAACCCACACCACGGCCTGGTTCAAGGCAACACTGGGCTTCGACCCGACACACGACATCACTACGGCGGACTGGCTAGCGACCCCCACACAACTCCTGGCCGAGGTCACGGGCGGCGCGGTCTTCCACGACGGCCTCCACGAACTCGGCCCAGCCCGCCACGCCCTCCGCTGGTACCCCCAAGACGCCTGGCTCCACGTCCTGGCCCGCCAGTGGAACCGCATCTCCCAGGAGGAGGCCTTCGTAGGCCGCTGCGGCGAGGTGGGCGACGAACTCGGCTCGGCGACAGCGGCAGCCGGCCTCACCCGAACCCTGATGCGCCTGTGCCTCCTCATGGACCGCCGCTACCCCCCGTACAACAAATGGCTGGGCACCGCCTTCGCCCGCACGACAGCCGGCCACCGCCTGATCCCGGTCCTCACAGCCGCCCTCTCGGCGACGGACTGGCACACGAGGGAAAAACACCTCGCCTACGCCTACGAAGCGGCAGCCGGCATCCACAACCAACTGAACCTGACCGACCGCGTGGACCCCACCACCCGCCCGTACCACTCCAGACCCTTCCGAGTCCTCCACGCCGAACGCTTCACCAAAGCCCTGACGGCCCGCATCTCGGACCCGACCCTGAGAGACCTCTCAGACAACATACGAAAGCCCAGGCCGGATGAAACCTGA
- a CDS encoding GNAT family N-acetyltransferase has product MIRTATPTDIPVIHALIRELAAYEKEPQEARATPEQLHEALFGRHPGAYAHIATDDTTGEPVGFALWFLNFSTWRGVHGIYLEDLYVRPTARGTGHGKALLTELARICVDRGYERLEWSVLNWNRPAIDFYEALGARPQDEWTVYRLTDGALRELGGHG; this is encoded by the coding sequence ATGATCCGCACCGCGACCCCCACCGACATCCCCGTCATCCACGCCCTGATCCGCGAACTCGCCGCCTACGAAAAGGAACCCCAGGAAGCGAGGGCGACCCCGGAACAGCTCCACGAGGCCCTCTTCGGCCGACACCCCGGCGCCTACGCCCACATCGCGACCGACGACACCACCGGCGAACCGGTCGGCTTCGCCCTGTGGTTCCTCAACTTCTCGACCTGGCGCGGCGTCCACGGCATCTACCTGGAGGACCTGTACGTCCGCCCCACCGCCCGCGGCACCGGCCACGGCAAGGCCCTCCTCACCGAACTCGCCCGCATCTGCGTCGACCGCGGCTACGAACGCCTGGAGTGGTCCGTCCTCAACTGGAACCGCCCCGCGATCGACTTCTACGAAGCGCTGGGCGCCCGGCCCCAGGACGAGTGGACGGTGTACCGGCTGACGGACGGGGCGTTGAGGGAGCTGGGAGGGCACGGGTGA
- a CDS encoding MFS transporter, producing the protein MAGRRALGRRFGWLWASFAVSSYGTGLGFGAFSFMAILVLHSGPTQVAVLAASGRAVGALVAVPLGPWVEFRRKRPVMIAMDLTRFAALLTVPVAYALGGLTFAQLLVVSITVAAATIAFNAASGSYLKSLLPREDLLTANSRFESTTWTSTMLGPPLGGVAIGLFGPVTTVMADAVSYLLSALGIRAIGGTEPHPERSGAPRLRAGELLDGWRYILAHPTLRPLLLNAMVVNGLIMAAEPLLAVLMLGHLGFSPWQYALALAASSGVGGFVGSRLARPLAARFGQHRVMLVAGTLRACWPIGLVFVRPGVPGMLLVIAVQLGLVTCIGVFNPLLATARLTHTAPDRVARTLTAWSISTSAAIATLTAAWGLLAAATTPRTAIALAGVLLLAGPLLLPRREHAPHDSGKDPSASTLSA; encoded by the coding sequence ATGGCAGGGAGGCGGGCGCTCGGGCGCCGGTTCGGGTGGCTGTGGGCGTCGTTCGCGGTCAGCTCGTACGGCACCGGGCTCGGGTTCGGCGCGTTCTCCTTCATGGCGATCCTCGTGCTGCACTCCGGCCCGACCCAGGTGGCGGTGCTGGCCGCCTCGGGACGGGCGGTGGGCGCCCTGGTCGCCGTACCGCTGGGGCCGTGGGTGGAGTTCCGCCGCAAGCGGCCGGTGATGATCGCGATGGACCTGACCCGGTTCGCGGCGCTGCTGACGGTCCCCGTCGCCTACGCGCTCGGCGGGCTCACCTTCGCGCAGCTCCTCGTCGTCTCCATCACGGTCGCCGCGGCGACCATCGCCTTCAACGCGGCGAGCGGCTCGTACCTGAAGTCACTGCTGCCACGGGAGGACCTGCTGACCGCCAACTCCCGCTTCGAGTCGACGACTTGGACCTCGACCATGCTCGGACCGCCGCTCGGCGGGGTCGCGATCGGACTGTTCGGCCCGGTGACGACGGTGATGGCCGACGCGGTCAGCTATCTGCTCTCGGCGCTGGGCATCCGTGCCATCGGCGGGACGGAACCGCACCCCGAGCGGAGCGGTGCGCCGCGGCTGCGCGCGGGCGAGCTGCTCGACGGCTGGCGCTACATCCTCGCCCACCCCACCCTGCGCCCGCTGCTCCTCAACGCGATGGTGGTCAACGGCCTGATCATGGCCGCCGAGCCGCTGCTCGCCGTACTCATGCTGGGGCACCTCGGCTTCTCCCCCTGGCAGTACGCCCTCGCGCTCGCGGCCTCCTCCGGCGTCGGAGGCTTCGTCGGCTCACGCCTCGCGCGCCCGCTCGCGGCCCGGTTCGGGCAGCACAGGGTGATGCTGGTCGCCGGGACACTGCGCGCGTGCTGGCCGATCGGCCTGGTGTTCGTCCGCCCCGGAGTCCCCGGGATGCTCCTCGTCATCGCCGTCCAACTCGGCCTGGTGACCTGCATCGGCGTCTTCAACCCCCTCCTGGCCACGGCCCGCCTCACCCACACCGCCCCCGACCGCGTGGCCCGCACCCTCACCGCCTGGTCCATCAGCACCAGCGCGGCGATCGCGACACTGACGGCCGCGTGGGGGTTGCTGGCGGCGGCCACGACCCCGCGCACGGCGATCGCGCTGGCCGGGGTCCTCCTCCTGGCCGGCCCGCTCCTCCTCCCCCGCCGCGAGCACGCTCCCCACGACTCCGGCAAGGACCCGAGCGCGTCTACCCTCTCGGCATGA
- a CDS encoding LysR family transcriptional regulator — MDVDAVRTFVAIADAGRFQHAATELSITQQAVSKRVAALERAVGVRLFARTPRGAELTVDGRAFLPHARELLRAEARAFASVRPGHRALRVDVIGRGLAPAALLRDFHRARPDVELDVVTLFDADAAVDAIRSGTVDASFRAVTTTGRRLPDDIEVSRAFDEPVQLLTGPAHPLAAARTVTPADLVGHRIWMPGLVPGTEWAAYYDALAAAFGLGIESTGPDFGVEPLLDTIAGSGSLATFVGERTRLVWPAGHDLRRIAVRNPTPVYPHSLVRHRDNRHPALAALRDHLGSTRPDPSDTETWTPAWA, encoded by the coding sequence GTGGATGTCGACGCTGTGCGCACCTTCGTGGCCATCGCGGACGCGGGCCGTTTCCAGCATGCGGCCACGGAGTTGTCGATCACCCAGCAGGCCGTCTCCAAGCGGGTCGCCGCGCTGGAGCGGGCCGTAGGCGTACGGCTGTTCGCGCGGACCCCGCGCGGGGCCGAACTGACCGTCGACGGGCGGGCGTTCCTGCCGCACGCCCGCGAACTGCTGCGTGCCGAGGCGCGGGCGTTCGCCTCCGTCCGGCCCGGTCACCGCGCGCTGCGCGTCGACGTGATCGGGCGCGGGCTCGCCCCGGCCGCGCTGCTACGGGACTTCCATCGGGCCCGCCCAGACGTCGAGCTCGACGTCGTGACCCTCTTCGACGCCGACGCGGCCGTGGACGCCATCCGCTCCGGCACGGTCGACGCGTCCTTCCGTGCCGTCACGACGACCGGCCGTCGGCTCCCCGACGACATCGAGGTCAGCCGGGCCTTCGACGAGCCCGTCCAGCTGCTCACCGGCCCGGCCCACCCGCTCGCCGCCGCCCGGACGGTCACCCCGGCCGACCTCGTCGGGCACCGGATCTGGATGCCCGGTCTCGTACCCGGCACCGAGTGGGCCGCCTACTACGACGCGCTCGCCGCCGCGTTCGGGCTCGGTATCGAGAGCACCGGGCCCGACTTCGGGGTGGAGCCGCTGCTGGACACCATCGCCGGGTCGGGTTCGCTGGCGACCTTCGTCGGGGAGCGGACCCGCCTGGTCTGGCCCGCCGGTCACGACCTGCGGCGCATCGCCGTACGGAATCCGACGCCGGTCTATCCGCACTCGCTGGTCCGGCACCGGGACAATCGGCATCCGGCGTTGGCCGCGCTCCGTGATCACCTCGGCTCGACCCGCCCTGACCCTTCCGACACGGAGACGTGGACACCGGCATGGGCGTAA
- a CDS encoding aminoglycoside phosphotransferase family protein, whose translation MSRFTHASIVGAVIDIPAGLVASQNRSNGAAGRAFVAELPQRAADFLDLWSLRLNGPSMYGNCSLVLPVLRTDGTRAALKLQYLDEETAGEPIALRTWAGDGAVELLEYDDETGTLLLEHLDASRALTHEPDSRAATVVIARLLARLTAVSAPPDLRQNLGTLAAAMLERVPAALPHLPDAADRHLIEDCAAAVREVATEPGDRLLHWDLHYDNVLRSPRYDDVLRNPRYDDPLPADREPWLAIDPKPLSGDPGFDLFPALHNRFDPDEIRWRFDAMTDVIGLDRPRARAWTLGRVLQNALWAIEDDSPPAPPHLEVARRLRG comes from the coding sequence ATGAGCCGATTCACGCACGCAAGTATCGTCGGAGCCGTGATCGACATTCCGGCCGGACTGGTCGCCTCCCAGAACAGGTCCAACGGAGCGGCCGGACGCGCCTTCGTGGCGGAACTTCCCCAGCGTGCGGCCGACTTCCTCGACCTCTGGTCGCTACGGCTCAACGGCCCCTCGATGTACGGCAATTGCTCTCTCGTCCTGCCCGTCCTGCGCACCGACGGCACCCGGGCCGCGCTGAAACTCCAGTACCTCGACGAGGAGACCGCGGGCGAGCCGATCGCCCTGCGCACCTGGGCGGGCGACGGCGCCGTAGAACTTCTGGAGTACGACGACGAGACCGGCACTCTGCTCCTGGAACACCTCGACGCGTCCCGTGCCCTCACCCACGAACCGGACTCCCGCGCCGCGACCGTCGTGATCGCCCGCCTGCTCGCGCGTCTGACGGCGGTATCCGCACCGCCGGACCTGCGCCAGAACCTCGGCACGCTGGCGGCGGCCATGCTGGAACGGGTCCCCGCGGCCCTCCCCCACCTCCCCGACGCGGCCGACCGGCACCTGATCGAGGACTGCGCGGCAGCGGTCCGCGAGGTCGCGACCGAGCCCGGCGACCGGCTGCTGCACTGGGACCTGCACTACGACAACGTGCTCCGCAGCCCGCGCTACGACGACGTGCTCCGGAACCCGCGCTACGACGACCCCCTCCCCGCCGACCGCGAACCCTGGCTCGCCATCGACCCCAAGCCGCTGTCGGGCGACCCCGGGTTCGATCTCTTCCCGGCCCTGCACAACCGTTTCGACCCCGACGAAATCCGTTGGCGCTTCGACGCGATGACGGACGTGATCGGCCTCGACCGGCCACGGGCACGCGCCTGGACGCTCGGCCGGGTGCTCCAGAACGCGCTGTGGGCGATCGAGGACGACAGCCCGCCCGCGCCGCCCCACCTGGAGGTCGCGCGGCGGCTGCGCGGTTAG
- a CDS encoding rhomboid-like protein: MRITRGLHRVWAYVRSAPGTYVWLGILFVTTVAMHHMSPEFEQEFLRQRSTNIHELSNNPVRVLFASAMWIDGGRWLPYAVLYTVFHAQAERWLGTARWLMVCVAAHVLASLISEGALLEAIRRGVAPQSAVNTLDIGVSYALAGVVGVLVYRIAVPWRYPYLVVVVAVYGVPLATGRTFTDLGHFTSVVIGLACYPLVRGCGKAWNPKETVAALRG, encoded by the coding sequence ATGCGAATTACCCGGGGCCTCCACAGGGTGTGGGCGTACGTCCGCAGCGCCCCCGGCACCTATGTCTGGCTGGGGATCCTCTTCGTCACCACGGTCGCCATGCACCACATGTCGCCGGAGTTCGAGCAGGAGTTCCTGCGGCAGCGGTCCACCAACATCCACGAGTTGTCGAACAATCCGGTGCGGGTGCTGTTCGCGAGCGCGATGTGGATAGACGGGGGGCGCTGGTTGCCGTATGCGGTGCTCTACACGGTGTTCCACGCGCAGGCCGAGCGGTGGCTCGGTACGGCGCGGTGGCTGATGGTGTGTGTGGCCGCGCATGTGCTGGCCTCGTTGATCAGCGAGGGCGCGCTGCTGGAGGCGATCAGGCGGGGCGTGGCACCGCAGTCCGCGGTCAACACCCTTGACATCGGGGTGAGTTACGCGCTGGCGGGGGTGGTGGGGGTGCTGGTGTACCGGATCGCGGTGCCGTGGCGGTATCCGTATCTGGTGGTTGTGGTGGCGGTGTACGGGGTGCCGTTGGCTACCGGCCGGACCTTCACCGATCTTGGGCATTTCACGTCCGTGGTGATCGGGCTGGCGTGTTATCCGCTGGTCAGGGGCTGTGGAAAAGCATGGAATCCGAAGGAGACAGTCGCCGCGCTCAGGGGTTAG